AGGGTTGGTGATGTATGCTGTACAAGGTTTGGTTATGGTTTGGTTGGATTAACTAGTGTTTCAGAAGTGCATATCTTTGGAGAATAATGTGGAAGTTATGCTGGTTTGATGGGAAATTAATGGCCGCACGCTGAGGGTAGAACCTTATAggagaatagaagaagaggagaagagagaatagaACCTAGTATACCCGGTGCATATGTGAGAATCAATTCACACCGCCATGAACCCACATGGTTGGGCTGGAGGGAGAGTTGGCACCGTGAGAAACTTCAATTCatagagaaaaataagaagagcAAAGCCTATATCCTCTAGGCAAGCAAACTCCTGCTCAGAATGGTACTCTTAGCTGCCTCTAGAATTATGGATGTTCCTAAATGAAATCCaatccaaacaagaaaaaatggagACTGCATCCCAGCCTTATGCCCTAATAGCTTGCCAAATTAACCCCTAAAAGAATTAAAACCATAGTCCTAAACCACTTTTCCACCTTTATTACAATCTGTGAATGCAATTGAAAATCAACTTAACCTTAAATCTTTCAATCTAGTAACTCAAATTAAAACCTGATTTATTCCTTCAACCATATACTTCTTTACCTATACCCAATGACTGGACATACCAATCACCCTGAATGGGTCCCATCTGTGTGCTCCACAGAGCAGAAACTCCAAAAAACCCTGGATTCTGCTGGAGCATATAACGATACTTAAAGTTATTCAATATTCACCCCTCAAAAAATGATAAttaaagttattttttcctattttaccctttgagtttGATCACCGCAGTAGGAGTATAGGCTTCAAAGCCCCTAATCTAGATTGGGTGATAACATGCCATGTGGTTTTTGTAGTCAAGAAAGGCTTGGATCAAGTCAAATGAGCTCTGAATATGGTTAACTTCAGTGGGGGATATTTTGGggtgaataaaataatttattaaaagaacaaagaaaacaaacccaaaaggcTGGATACAAGCCAAATTAGAAAGAAACTAAGAGACACCACAAAGCCTTAAACAAggcaaaggagaagaaaaaacaaggaCCAAATGGTCCACCACAAACTAAGTTTCCCATTCCTTGGAACAAAGGTATTATGTGGAAAATCTTAGGCGGTGACTTCGTCCAGTATAGACGCCATGGctatccaaatcatcatcattttTAGGGCGCTTCGAAAATGCCTTATGGTCATACAGAAGGCAGGCTGAAGGAGGGGGCTGCCAATCGGGAATGCAAAGGAAAGGAGATTCCAAGATTGGATCAATGATGGCATCACTCAGCATAGACTCCGAAAGCTCCTCCGAAGAAGCGACAGATGAACTATCAGCCTCAGGATTCAATTTACACTGAGGGGCCCTTGAAactggcctctttttcttcttcttggcaaaGGACCggataggggagagagaggtgGGGCACAACAACCCCTCACTCTTATCCATAACCGATTCCCTAGAATCTCTCCTCACATGAGCGGGCACAACAACTTGTGTAGAAAACACCATTCGATCCAAAGAAATAGGACCAGAAATGGTCTCCCCACATTCAGTATTAGGCACACAGAAAAGGTCTCCTTCTTTAGAATATTTTCCCTCAAATTCCACCCCTATATGATACCTCAATCCCATATCATTTACTGCTTCTTTGGAATTTTTCCCTCCTCAAAATCCGCCCCTATGTGATTTTCCACCCACTCATCCTTCTTATCGTCATCAACTTCCCCTTCTAATTCTATGCCAGCTGGTTCATCCAACAATTCTCCTTCCTTATTCCTATCCTCTTCACCTCCTTCAATTATGCCCACCAAATTAGGAGGAAAATCTGCATCCATTCCCTCCAAACCCGCAAACTTGTACCTTCTATAAACATTTTCTCTTTGCTTTTACAGGTAACACCCTCTTGCCTTGTATTAATAACTCTTCCAAAATTTATTTCCTTAAATGAATTTGAAACTTGTTAAAGTGTATATCGAGCATACAGGGTTGTGCTCTGATCGAGATACCTACCTCCTATGTGTCTCGTTTTCTATTTGTAATTAAAGTCAGTCCTAGTTAGTCTATTGTTAGtctagtcctagtcctagtttggtttcctattgtaactatgtttctattttgtggttcctagtaggattaggaatcCTTTCTTTGTATTCTGattctatataaataaaggcactGTGGGGGGACTGCTTGTTCGATCGATTGTCTCAAGACAGTCCCCCTGTCTCTTCTCCATCACTCTCGGTTCTGGTATTTTAGGGTTCTAtcctgttacatggtatcagagtacaACCTTTGGTTGGTTGTTGACTTGCTGTTCTGGTTTGAAGGTCTTACAAGGTTTCTCttaaaggggtgcagcaccctatgctgcatacTACTTCAGATTAAACCCTAGTTGATGATACTAACAAACTAGGGTTCCACTGTTACTACTCTACTACTTGCATGGAGTgaagatcgattgcagccattACATTCGAAGATCAAGTTACTACTATTTTTGGTGTCCAGCCAAACTTTTCtcatttattcttgaaggattGTTCAATTGAAGGGAGAATCTGATCCGTTCTCCTCCTACGATCTTACTCAAGTGAAGGTCTTCATTTCTCCATGCAATACACCCTGGTTTAGGGTAATACTACTTTGAGTTTTTGGAAATCTATTTCCTTATTTAAACTCAGTTTGATCTCTCTGATTTGCTGAAATTTGgctttaaaaccctaattctgatAATTGTTGTGATTTGGGTTCTTAAACCTTAAGTTTTTGGAGTCTCTTAAAGAGCCGGCTGTGCCTTTACTACTGGTTAATCTGATTTGTGTTTTGAATCCCTAATTCTGGTTCTCTCATGTGCCAATTGTATctctactactgctactacttttCTGCTGTGTTGGTGGTTAGTTGATATCATGGCTGATCCTAAACCACCAAGGGACTACGTTCAAGTCCAGATTACTACCATTAAACTCTCCGGAGTTTCAAACTACCTCTTATGGCCCAGTCAGTACATGAATACATTCATGCCAAAGGAAACTGAAGTACATAACTGATAATCCTCCTACTACTGATCCAAAGGATCTTTCCATGATCACAACCTACGATGAGTGGATGCGTGAGAACTCTATTATCAAAATATTGTTATGGAATAGTGTTGAACCTGCTATTGCTTCtaatgtgatgtttcacaccCTTGCTAAGGATGTCTGGAATGACTTACGTGAAAGCTTCTCTCAAGAAAGGAACATCTCGCGTatgtatgatctctatgagaaatTATTTAACTTTcaacattgaagttgattgtcactttgttcgggatgCTGTTATAAAGAAATTGGtttctactccatttgtttcgaCTACTaaccaacttggtgatatgtttatcAAAAAACTGTTTGGACCTGCTTTTCGAAtaggttgttccaagctgggtctAGGTTATTTgtacgctccagcttgaaggggaGTATTAAAGTGTATTTGGAGCATATAGGGTTGTAGGCTATCTTGGTTAGAATATTCCTTATTCTAATTGAGATACCTACCTCCTATGTGTCTCcttttctatttgtaattaAAGGCAGTCCTAGTTAGTTTATGGTTAGTCTAGTCCTAGTCCTCGTTtggtttcctattgtaactatgTTTCTATTTGTgtttcctagtaggattaggaatcCTTTCTTTGTATTCTTattctatataaataaaggcactGTGGGGGGATTGCTTGTTTGATCGATTGTCTTAAGACagtcctcttttctctcctccatcACTTTCGGTTCTggtattttagggttctaaCCAGTTACAAAACTGATGTTGCACCAACTCACTACCCCCACTCCGGCCGCCATGTCTGGTTGATTTCTTATTGCAGCCGCCATCTTAGTTGGTTGAGCTCCCCGCAATTGCCCTTGTCGGATGAGTTGCCACCGCCCTTCATCCTCATAGGTTGTGCTCCAGCCGTTCTTGCAGATTGAACACTAGCCACACCCAAGTATCTAAAGCTTAGTTTCGAGGCCGGTTTCGGTCAGGCCTGAACTGTGTTGTGGCGGATCTCTTTTCGAGGTTTCGACACAGGGTTCGACCCAGGGAGGCCGAGGGTTGAAATTCAGAGTCGAAACTTGGGTTTTTGATCCTGGGGTTCGTTTTGGGCTGGCTCGTAATTGAGACAACTCGGAGATTTCAGTCAGTTTTGACTGAGATTTTGTTCCATGGCCACACCCACCATATCAAAATGAGAACCTCAGGCAACCACTTCGACATTAACATTCTTTACTCTCCACTCATTTCATAAACCATCTACACCTTTGGCGCATTGGGTCTCTTTGTGAACAAAGAGACGACACAAAGAACAGCGATCAGGTCTCCAATCATAGACCGGTGGTTGAGTAAACTGATTACTCCCCTCTGCAATCACCTGTACTGTGTCAACCAAATTTAGCTGGTTGGTCAGCTGGTTGCTATTTCTATATGCTTATGAGTTTTCTCCTAAAGCGGAAAAAAAGAGTTGAAAAGCTTAGTGGATTGTTGCTCAACAAAGACATAATCTTGGAGAACCTGAATTACTGTCCGGTTCATCTGCTTTTATTAAAACTTAAGACAGAATAAATTGCTGATGAAGACTTTTCCCTACTCCTTCTACCTTTATTGGTAAAAAACACTTGTGATCAGGCCCACATAAGAGTATCTGTAGCAACCTGAAAGTACCGTTagcagcaattttttttttaacttgaaaaaaaaagaagaggaaggacaAACTCTATTGTGGaacttcaatctctctctctctctttctacaGTGCGCTTGTGGGCATTACTATTCAAGTAGGTTTTGGCTTATTGAACATTCGAGCTCACAACAAAATGTGGACAATTTTACAGTAGGATTTAATATTAAGTCTGAAATGCTTTTGCTTTGATGCCAATCTGAAAGACCCTAAACATGTGGTAGGATGAACTCAAGCCTTGATATGTGTCTGCATAATGATCAAGGATCAGGATACAAAAGATCCTATGAAGAAGTTTAGGTTGACTGAGCTTGGATTCGTCTCCAAGTTTTCACCAAAGAATTTTGCTAACGTGAATGGATTCCTTAAGGATGATGAGGCAGAAAAGAgtgagaggaagagaaaaagatgagTACCTGAGCATTTCTGGGGGACCTATTTCCAAGTGAAATTGGAGGGTTGATGGCAATTGAATCTGACATGATTGACGGCCTTGAAGCTCAGTTCACAATCTATCCTCTGGGGAATGTAACAGATTCCATACCATTATCATGGAGGGTGAAGGAGTCATAAAATATGTTCATGGATATAGACTTACATTTTCAGTGCCAATCTATATTGATTGAATATGTGGACCTATAAGACATGTTGTGATCTCttttggatctctctctctaatctaTTGTGAGCATCCAGTGTTCATCATGGTTGATTTAGGAATTAAGGGCTTCTTTGTAAAGGCCTGTTTCCCAGGTTGATTTACAGGAGTGAGAGAAGATCTTCAAGCTTCAATCACTCTTCTTCATCCATATTCTTCCTTTACCCTTCTTCCTACTCAATGTTCAATCTAGCTTCATCATCAATCTTCgcgaaattaagaaaaatttaAAACTTCAGTCTAGCTTCAGCCTCTGCAAGCTCTAATGAGGTGttcatttggggggggggggggggagggatgaCATGCTGAGACCCTCTGTAGGAGATGGATGACTCTCCCTTACCTCTCCTAGAATCTGAGGTGTACAGACAATGACTAAGGTTCAGTTGCCCTCATTTTTCAAGAGAAGCTACTGAATAAATGGGGCCATTGTAGGACAAAAAAGTACATTGCTTTCCACTGTGTCCATGTTGGCTTCTCTACTTGCACCAGCATAAACAAAGTTTATATTCCCTTTGGATTCTCTGAATGTACTTCCAGTACCGCCTGCACCTGGTTTACCTGTATGGCAGCCATCAAAGTTGAGCCTGATGAAAGGGGGATCAGGGTGAACACATGTATGCTTTGCCACCAAATAGCAGGGTGTAGATCTAACGGTTCCTCCCTAGTCCCTCATAATGAAATCAACATAGATATACCACAGAACATGTCAAGAGTAGATGTTCTTCAAgggaaacaataaaagaaatgatttctctctcttgtgaaaTTTTTTCCTAAAATTTCCAATCCAGACCATGGTTGGAATTCCTCATGTATTCAGCTAAGGCATTATTTTTTATCTTAAGGAAAAGAAATCTCAATTTGGATGAGGTTTTTCTAAAACCTAATGTCCTTTCCGTGCATGCTTAACTTTATATATATCCTGAAAGAGTCATGGAAAGAGTACAATATGTACTCTTCGAGGGGCAGTTCCAGGTATCTGCCATATAACCGAAAATGAAGCTTTAAAGCAAAGCTGCTATTAACAATCTGTGATTGATTCTGAGAATAATTCAATAAATTTGTTTTTCTCTATTATTACGCATTTTATTTGCAAATCCATTTTAAGGGGTTGCCAACAAGGGCTCAGTTTCCATCttggacttcttcttctccttgccCTTTTTTGCTGCCTTTCATCATATGTCTAATGCAGAGGCTATGTAAATGCTTATCTGAATTCTTGGCGAATAGGCTGAGATATTTTTATGTTGGAGCTTAATTTTGCGTATAGCAACGAAGGGACTATGCCCAGGCTGAACTTTGGTTGTTATTTCATTATTGATCGTCATTTAATACATATTTTTCTTGGTCAGTGCGATTGTAGAAAGTTTGATCTCATTTGATCGTTCAGGCTTCTTTCTTTATATGCCTGATGTATTAATACTGGTAGGCTGTCTTTGCATGAATCAGTCCTCCTTTACATGACTGTTCATGTGGTAAATGCTGTGGGCTTTGGCAGTTTTCATTTTGTCTGGTTATTAAAGGCCcagaggagagaaaaagaaagtactgtgataacaaattttttttttagcgTCCAAATTAGCATGATAACATACAAATGTTTGCATACAGGAATTCCAATTTGAACAGTATGAGCGTGGTTTTGAAGAAATCCACTTCAAATGGCAATGAAGAACTATCAACATctgaagagaaacaagaaaaggtACTCCTGATTAATTTCTTGTTTCCTTAGTTAATTCATTACAATTTGGTTAACTTATAAGCATTTATTTCTAGAGAAGCTCAACAATGTTTTTCATTTATACATTTGGGGAGAAGCATTAAAATATTCTTAGGAAATTTGGGAAAATTTATGTAGCCTATGATTGATTTACGGTTGCAGATTAATGAAGTGAGGAGGTTGTTAGGGACATTGCCAGCTAAGTTGTCCATATTCTGTTCTGATGCATCTATTTCAAGATATTTGAGGGCACGGAACTGGAATACTAAAAAAGCAACTAAAATGCTGAAGGAAACATTGAAATGGAGGTCCGAATACAAGCCTGAAGAGATTCGCTGGGTACGCTATCTTTGAGgagtttttttgtattttgttatTTCTGCATCATAATCTGTTAACTGTTGCCCACAATTCAATATTTTTCATGGCCTTCTTCAATTCATAAAGAACTCTCTTATATTTTCAGCTATTGATCTGGTGGCTATTTTGTCTGGTCCCATACTCTTATCTTAATAGCTGCACTATTATGTTTTGAGATCAGAAGACGTTTCTTTGATGATTTCATCGCGAGTATTAATATCCTTATTTTCTTGTAATGTAGGAAGAGGTTGCTCATGAAGCTGAGACAGGTAAAATATACAGATCAAATTATGTGGACAAGTATGGGAGAAATGTTCTCGTCATGCGACCTGGTTGTCAGGTTTGATCTGATTCATccttttgtttgtgtgtgttaAAGTTAGCATCAGAAATTCAGAGTCTAAATCATTGAATAAATGGATCCTACCTATAATCTAGTTCGATCTCCCTCTTCCCCCACCCTACCCATTACCAAGGTTAACTTGATCACCCTTTATGGTTCAGATGACAAGAtaatttccattttcatttaccaaaaaaaaaaaaattctattttctttttttatgggGGCCCATCAATTAAATAGTTTGGATTTGTAACTTGACAGATCTTCAATAAATAGTGTATCAGAGAGAGCCCTCACAGGTCTCACAGGTCACACTCCTATTTATATATTATGAAAAAATATAAGCAAATTACATAAGTAGCCCTAACAGCTTGTGTATACCAGAGATACCCCTACATTTAATACTTTAACAGGATTGATGATTGTGTTTACTGCATCAAAGTCCCCAGTAATCAGTTTCTATATATGCATGCATTTGAAGACATATTTCAGGCATATTACATAGATTTATGCTGTTACATGTCATAttcaaagggaaaatttcaATATCTCCCTTATAGTGTatctatatttactaaaattcCCCTATGAAATACTTCTGCAAAACTATACCCGAATTTACAACTTTATACAATATTATCTTCTTTGCTTTAGTTTAAATTCAATCGTTGCCTCTCCTAGCAtattttttcaaacaaatttaCAGTGGACTACATCTAGTACGGATGCTTCCTGATTTCTCACCTTTTTGTTTACAACATGTACAATTTTAGTAATACTAAACCTACATCTTTTCTCCGTAAACATTAGAATTATTGATGTGAGAATGGACACACAATTTTACTCccataaaagagaaaaaagttgCAAACTTGTATATGGTGGAAATGGGATGTGAGCAGATGGCTAGACCCATCGATGAGCATTCACCTGAAGCAGAACTAATTCATCTTGTTTAATTGGGTCGGTAGAGAAGATAAAATAATCTGAGTGTGGATGAATTTTTATTCTACAATTTGGAACAAGACATTGAGTCGTAAAATGATTTGCTAAGAGGGGCAATGTTGGAATTTAAGTTAAGAGGGAAGAAAGTGTTGAGTACATCTAAATATTTTGAGTAAAATTGTGCAGAAGTATATGAAAAGGGAGTATCAATAACTGAACTTATAATATAAAGGAGATATTGAAAATTTCCTATTTCTGACTGGTCCGTGTTTTAACTGTGTCTGTGTTGAGCCTTGATTACTCATATTCCTATTTCATGTGCAGAACACAAAGTCAACAAAAGGACAAATTAGGTATTTGGTATATTGCATGGAGAATGCGATTTTAAATCTGCCACCCGAACAAGAACAGATGGTCTGGCTCATTGATTACCTGGGCTTCAAGATGTCAAATATTTCTGTGAAGGTAGCTGTGGAAACAGCCCATGTTTTACAAGCCCATTACCCAGAAAGGCTAGGTCTGGCTATCCTGTACAATCCACCCAAGttctttgaatccttttataCGGTAAATCTGTCTCCTTTGATTCTTTGTTACTATTTTTCCCATTCGTTACTTACAAAGCAAATTATTGATTTTGCTAATACCCCCctcaccccccccaaaaaaaaaagttataagcCTCTGTTGGTATTCTTTTGGAACCACGTGAATCTTTTTGCAATATTGCCCATCTTAAATCTATGATCTGATAACTGTAGATGGTAAATTCTGTGTATTAAGGAATTAACAGGATGGCACCATGAAGAGGGTCTGGGCCCACAATTCTATCAGATATATCCTTGATTAAGATTCTGTCATTCATTGTTTCCTTCTTGTGGCAGAAATTTACAGAGTTAGATATATCCTGCTCAAGTTGTCATCCTCTGCAGTGAAAGTGGAACCACTTACAGTGATTTATTCCAAGTTCCATTGTGAATACATGTGTCTAATGCAAGCAATTGAGAGATTTCTCGTGCTCATTATAGATTTGCTGATGTTAATTAATTAACAAAGTCAGTTCAAAAGGCATTTTTTGTGGCTGTCCTCAAGGCTTAACAGACTCTATGATTGCAGGTGGTGAAAGCCTTTCTAGAGCCCAAGACTGCCAGAAAAGTAAAGTTTGTTTACTCAGATGACCTCAACACCAAGAAGATTATGGAGGACCTCTTTGACATGGACAAGCTGGAGGTGGCATTTGGAGGAAATAATCAGATGGGTTTTAACATCGATGAGTATGCTGAAAGGATGCGAGAAGATGACAAGAGAATGCCCACATTTTGGACCAGAGAGAATTCTCTTGTCAACCCACAACCATCCCTGGCAAATGCCACTCCTTGCGCCCCAGTTGACGTGGAATCCGATTCCGACGACTCTAGACAGAAGAATTCATTCTCTCAAGGGGTTGATTCAGGAGAATGCATGCCTGATGATAGTTCAGTAGCAGTCAATGGTAGTAGCAGCGGTGCTTGAGATATAAATTATGGTGTAGGGACAACTAATTTGGGAGGACCTGATGGTCAAAGTGATCCAAAACTGAGAAGCTGACGATGCTTTTAATTTAGATTAGAAGTTTGAAATCAATCTGATCCCCATGAGAGtgaatcctttttctttttgttggagACAAAGAACTCATAAAATAAATTCCAATCTCATGGTTTAAATCATTAGATTCTCTCCACATTACATCCGGAGGTGTCACCCACACATTTCAAGGATTTGGGTCGTCTGTAGTGCGACGGGTTTGTAGCGCACCATCTAACAACCTACAGTGTTCTGGCATGCAACCCAACACACAGGTGGGGTGTTGGGCCGTGTGCCCAAGCATTGCGGGtcgttggatgtgcgctacactcCCTGTCATGCTACAAAGGAACCCAACGTCACATTTCAATACACACATGAGGTAGCCAACTAGGACTGGAATataatcattttattttttttgggagaatgttctctgtgccgcagcacagcctgtgcccaggcacatgggcagcctgtgcaagggagcagggtggtcattgtgctcaCCCCCAtatgcctgggtgcaggctgcgctgcggcacagagaacagcgcccctaattttttttaagaccCAGGCGCCATACTTGCTAAAATATGCGCTTCCCACACGACAGACCTGGTGTATGAATTTAGGGGAGAAAAATATAAGTTAATTTTAAATGTTCAAAATCATTCATCCATGGTGTGTGTGGACCCTGAATTTGAGTAGAGAAGAACAAGAGTTTCCTCTCTGAGATATCATAAGCGCAGTATCCTCTGGTTTCTCTATACTTTTCAAACCTCTACTATTAGTTCTCAAACTTGGACGTTTGTGGAACACCAATGGTGAGAGAAAAACACTAGAAACCAGGGTTTCTAAATGcgccaagagagagagagagagagagctcggCCACCCTAGGGAGTCCTAAAAGTGGTTGTAACCTCTGGTTTAACTTTGTTTTACACTTACTTTTCTTGTAAACCTACTTGTTTTCAGATATTTTTCTTATCTAAGTAAATCTAGGAAATtgtcccttatttatttatacaAGCAAAAGTTGAAATACAAGGAAAGATGCACAACCTAAATCAAAGAGAAGGTCTAGGTATCAGATGGAGATCTAAAGATAAGTTCCAAATGGACGCAACATGATGATTCTGTGTGGAAGAGATGCATCAC
The sequence above is a segment of the Telopea speciosissima isolate NSW1024214 ecotype Mountain lineage chromosome 7, Tspe_v1, whole genome shotgun sequence genome. Coding sequences within it:
- the LOC122670131 gene encoding phosphatidylinositol transfer protein 3-like, which produces MSVVLKKSTSNGNEELSTSEEKQEKINEVRRLLGTLPAKLSIFCSDASISRYLRARNWNTKKATKMLKETLKWRSEYKPEEIRWEEVAHEAETGKIYRSNYVDKYGRNVLVMRPGCQNTKSTKGQIRYLVYCMENAILNLPPEQEQMVWLIDYLGFKMSNISVKVAVETAHVLQAHYPERLGLAILYNPPKFFESFYTVVKAFLEPKTARKVKFVYSDDLNTKKIMEDLFDMDKLEVAFGGNNQMGFNIDEYAERMREDDKRMPTFWTRENSLVNPQPSLANATPCAPVDVESDSDDSRQKNSFSQGVDSGECMPDDSSVAVNGSSSGA